In Parasegetibacter sp. NRK P23, a single genomic region encodes these proteins:
- a CDS encoding TonB-dependent receptor — protein MKKTFFCVLLLSFFYHAFAQKDSVKLLEHIEVRAFNLLQPAFSLPATVSVINEETKARFGVPSLVPVMNAVAGVRMEERTPGSYRLSIRGSLLRSPFGVRNIKMYWNGLPFTDAGGNTYFNLIDRNSLSGMEVLKGPGGSLYGSGTGGVVLMEDKMRNESGYATVTGGSYGSFSIGAGKEFHKGNHGFKVMAQHRQADGYREHSRMRRTNIQLQGVHEQGKWKTNWLLLASDMYYQTPGGLTSAQFEANPKAARPATAVVPGAVEQDAGIYNKTVFAGAAVRYAPSAEWEHQLGLTTAYTNFRNPFITNFEEREEPGFTGRYQSVFKRSAGETVMQLEGGAEYGYLAAQVANFENNSGEKGTMMYDDRLRTWYLFPFVQGVFQWRKNWNLQAGLSYNFQGYGVKRLTETDPRFQTKNNDPQLLPRLSIQRSIASQWSLYAVLGKGFSAPSTAEVRPSDGSLRMELQPEYGWNRELGIRFRNRKENVRIAANVFRFGLQETIVRRIAANGGEYFVNAGETKQQGLELEWDAVLVKGSAERNALNWWGSVSWYDFRFLDYKTGNDDFSGNKVTGIPAHTISSGVNLNVPGQWRFFLNGYHCAAIPLNDAGNERAAPYFLVQARLEKTLPIKRTDIVFFVSGDNLLDEKYSLGNDLNAVGRRYYNAAPRRSIETGVHVTW, from the coding sequence ATGAAAAAAACTTTTTTCTGCGTTCTCCTGCTGTCTTTTTTTTACCACGCATTCGCTCAAAAGGATTCAGTAAAACTCCTTGAACATATTGAGGTTCGTGCGTTCAATCTTTTACAACCGGCTTTTTCCTTGCCCGCGACCGTTTCAGTAATCAATGAAGAAACGAAGGCGCGGTTCGGAGTGCCATCATTGGTTCCCGTCATGAATGCCGTGGCCGGCGTGAGGATGGAAGAACGGACCCCCGGCAGTTACAGGCTCTCTATCCGCGGAAGTTTGTTGCGCTCCCCGTTTGGTGTGCGTAATATTAAAATGTACTGGAACGGGCTTCCGTTTACGGATGCCGGAGGAAATACTTATTTCAACCTGATCGACAGAAATTCACTCAGTGGCATGGAAGTGTTGAAAGGACCGGGAGGAAGTTTGTATGGATCCGGCACTGGTGGTGTGGTGCTGATGGAAGACAAAATGCGAAATGAATCCGGCTACGCCACTGTAACGGGCGGTAGTTATGGCAGTTTTTCAATAGGGGCAGGAAAGGAGTTCCATAAAGGAAACCATGGCTTTAAGGTGATGGCACAACACCGGCAGGCCGATGGATACCGTGAACACAGCAGGATGCGGAGGACGAATATTCAATTGCAGGGTGTGCACGAACAAGGGAAATGGAAAACAAACTGGTTGTTGCTGGCCAGCGATATGTACTATCAAACGCCAGGTGGACTTACCTCCGCACAGTTTGAAGCCAACCCTAAAGCGGCAAGGCCCGCCACTGCAGTGGTTCCGGGCGCAGTGGAACAGGATGCCGGCATCTATAATAAAACTGTTTTTGCGGGTGCGGCTGTACGTTATGCCCCTTCCGCAGAGTGGGAGCATCAGTTGGGACTTACAACGGCTTACACGAATTTCAGAAATCCGTTCATTACGAATTTTGAAGAAAGAGAAGAGCCTGGTTTTACAGGCAGGTACCAATCGGTGTTTAAAAGGAGTGCAGGTGAAACGGTAATGCAACTTGAAGGCGGTGCGGAATACGGCTACCTGGCAGCTCAGGTGGCGAATTTCGAAAACAACAGTGGTGAAAAGGGAACAATGATGTATGATGACCGTTTGCGTACCTGGTACCTGTTTCCCTTTGTGCAGGGTGTTTTCCAATGGAGAAAAAACTGGAACCTCCAGGCTGGGCTTAGTTACAATTTCCAGGGTTATGGAGTGAAAAGATTAACGGAAACGGACCCACGCTTCCAAACTAAAAATAATGATCCCCAATTGCTGCCACGGCTCTCCATCCAACGGAGCATTGCTTCGCAATGGTCTTTATATGCTGTGCTGGGCAAAGGGTTTTCCGCTCCGAGCACGGCAGAAGTGCGGCCATCAGATGGCAGTCTGCGCATGGAGCTTCAGCCGGAATACGGCTGGAACCGGGAGTTGGGGATTCGTTTCAGGAACCGGAAAGAAAATGTCCGGATTGCCGCGAATGTGTTCAGGTTCGGACTACAGGAAACCATTGTTAGAAGAATCGCCGCGAATGGCGGAGAGTATTTCGTGAATGCCGGTGAAACAAAACAGCAGGGACTTGAACTGGAATGGGATGCCGTCCTGGTAAAGGGAAGCGCGGAGCGGAATGCACTGAACTGGTGGGGAAGTGTGTCGTGGTACGATTTCCGTTTCCTCGATTACAAAACGGGTAACGATGATTTTTCAGGAAACAAAGTGACCGGGATTCCTGCGCATACTATTTCTTCAGGCGTTAACCTGAATGTACCGGGGCAATGGCGTTTTTTCCTGAACGGCTACCATTGTGCCGCCATTCCATTGAATGACGCGGGCAATGAACGTGCCGCGCCCTATTTCCTGGTACAGGCGCGTTTGGAGAAAACGCTGCCCATAAAAAGAACCGATATTGTCTTTTTTGTTTCTGGCGACAACCTGCTGGATGAAAAATACAGCCTGGGTAACGACCTGAACGCCGTAGGGAGAAGGTATTACAACGCTGCTCCGCGGCGCAGCATTGAAACAGGCGTTCACGTTACATGGTAA
- a CDS encoding pyruvate dehydrogenase complex E1 component subunit beta, giving the protein MRTVTLREALREAMSEEMRRDERVFLMGEEVAEYNGAYKVSQGMLAEFGPKRVIDTPISELGFAAVGVGAAQNGLRPIVEFMTWNFAVLALDQILNTASKMLAMSGGQVGCPIVFRGPNGSAGQLGAQHSTAFEALYANIPGLKVISVATPYDAKGLMKAAIRDEDPVMFMEAEQAYGDKGEIPDEEYLIPIGKADIKKAGKDVTIVSFNKMMKVALAAAAELEKEGISAEVIDLRTIRPLDWFTILESVKKTNRLVIVEEQWPFASVSSEIAYRIQKEGFDYLDAPIRRITCADAPMHYAPNLVAGYLPDVPRTVKLVKEVMYMKK; this is encoded by the coding sequence ATGAGAACTGTCACTTTACGGGAAGCTTTGCGCGAGGCGATGAGTGAGGAAATGAGAAGAGATGAGCGGGTGTTCCTGATGGGAGAAGAAGTAGCTGAATACAATGGAGCTTATAAAGTAAGCCAGGGTATGCTGGCTGAATTTGGTCCTAAAAGGGTGATCGATACACCGATCTCTGAACTCGGTTTTGCCGCGGTTGGCGTGGGCGCCGCACAGAACGGTCTTCGCCCGATCGTGGAATTCATGACCTGGAACTTCGCCGTGCTGGCGCTGGACCAGATCCTCAATACAGCTTCAAAAATGCTGGCTATGAGTGGCGGGCAGGTAGGTTGCCCCATTGTTTTCCGTGGACCTAACGGTTCCGCCGGACAACTGGGTGCACAGCACTCCACCGCTTTCGAAGCGTTGTACGCGAATATCCCAGGTTTGAAAGTGATCTCCGTGGCTACGCCTTATGATGCGAAAGGTTTGATGAAAGCCGCCATCCGCGATGAAGATCCCGTGATGTTTATGGAAGCCGAGCAGGCTTACGGCGATAAAGGTGAAATTCCTGATGAAGAATACCTGATTCCCATCGGAAAGGCTGATATCAAAAAGGCCGGTAAAGATGTTACGATCGTTTCTTTCAATAAAATGATGAAGGTGGCCCTGGCTGCCGCTGCCGAACTGGAAAAAGAAGGCATCAGTGCTGAAGTGATCGACCTGCGTACCATTCGTCCGCTCGACTGGTTCACCATACTCGAGAGCGTGAAGAAAACCAACCGCCTGGTGATTGTAGAAGAACAGTGGCCCTTTGCTTCCGTTTCTTCTGAAATCGCCTACCGCATTCAGAAAGAAGGATTCGACTACCTCGATGCACCGATCCGCCGCATCACCTGCGCCGATGCACCGATGCACTACGCGCCCAACCTGGTGGCCGGTTACCTCCCGGACGTACCAAGAACAGTGAAGCTGGTGAAAGAAGTAATGTATATGAAGAAATAA
- a CDS encoding DUF4197 domain-containing protein, translating into MKRMILLFSILSLVSIRCETAQQILTEMEKSSGGLTTQEITAGLKQALTIGAENSGNLLSATDGFFKNAAVKILLPEEAQKVEKTLRDLGMSSLVDKAVLSLNRAAEDAATKAAPIFRGAILQMSIQDAMGILKGGDFAATNYLKGKTTAALTAAFKPVIESSLNKVNATKYWGDVFNTYNKFSTTKINPDLSGYVTERALNGIFHQVSLEEQKIRRDPLARTTELLKKVFGRAS; encoded by the coding sequence ATGAAAAGAATGATCCTTTTATTCAGTATCCTTTCCCTGGTGAGCATCCGTTGTGAAACGGCCCAGCAGATTCTCACTGAAATGGAGAAAAGTTCGGGCGGACTTACCACGCAGGAGATAACAGCCGGGTTGAAGCAGGCGCTTACCATCGGGGCGGAGAACTCTGGCAATCTGTTGTCGGCTACCGATGGGTTCTTTAAAAATGCCGCCGTTAAAATATTGTTGCCGGAGGAGGCGCAGAAAGTAGAGAAAACACTGCGTGATCTGGGGATGTCGTCGCTGGTGGATAAAGCGGTGCTGTCCCTCAACCGTGCGGCCGAAGATGCGGCCACCAAAGCGGCCCCGATTTTCCGGGGTGCCATTTTGCAGATGTCTATCCAGGATGCGATGGGCATCTTAAAGGGAGGTGATTTTGCCGCTACCAATTACCTGAAAGGGAAAACTACGGCAGCGCTTACGGCAGCGTTTAAACCCGTGATTGAAAGTTCGCTGAACAAGGTAAACGCTACAAAATACTGGGGTGATGTTTTTAATACTTATAATAAGTTTTCAACCACGAAAATCAATCCGGATCTTTCCGGCTATGTAACAGAACGTGCGCTGAATGGTATTTTCCACCAGGTTTCGCTGGAAGAGCAGAAAATCCGCCGAGATCCGCTGGCACGTACCACGGAGCTGCTGAAAAAGGTTTTCGGCAGGGCATCCTAA
- a CDS encoding FAD-binding oxidoreductase, translated as MQTSIWEDEVFFKRQHVVIIGGGLNGLWAGWHLKQMSPSLEITIVERGDIPTGASTRNAGFACFGSAGELVADIATMGAEKVWQLAEMRYKGLQLIRNTFAAEEIDFQLLGGYELFDRTQRERAEQIIELLPELNRNLAVFTGNNEVFSSRPEQTAHFGFNKISHLIYNPLEGQLHSGKLVAGLLKRVLGAGVRVLNGFETIRMEASSGSTTLFASNGRSIAGEKVLICNNAFAGELIPELDVIPARGQVLLTAPVENLPIKGCFHFDEGYYYFRNLGDRLLLGGARNSDFRGEETTEMETSAVIQSRLESFLQEVLLPGETPEITHRWAGIMGMGSEKTPIIREVSKGVFCCVRMSGMGVALAPVAAKKAAELLSSA; from the coding sequence ATGCAGACAAGTATTTGGGAGGATGAAGTTTTTTTCAAGCGGCAGCATGTGGTAATTATTGGTGGTGGACTGAATGGTTTGTGGGCGGGCTGGCACCTTAAACAGATGTCGCCATCTTTGGAAATTACCATTGTGGAACGTGGAGATATCCCGACAGGTGCGAGCACACGCAATGCCGGTTTCGCCTGTTTTGGCAGCGCGGGAGAACTGGTGGCCGATATCGCGACTATGGGTGCTGAAAAAGTATGGCAACTGGCGGAAATGCGTTATAAGGGACTCCAATTGATAAGGAATACATTTGCGGCAGAAGAAATCGACTTTCAATTGCTAGGCGGCTATGAACTCTTCGACCGTACACAGAGAGAACGCGCGGAACAGATAATTGAACTCCTCCCGGAGCTGAACAGGAACCTGGCCGTATTTACCGGCAATAACGAGGTTTTTTCTTCCAGGCCAGAACAAACGGCACATTTTGGATTTAATAAGATCAGCCATCTTATATATAATCCTTTGGAAGGACAGTTGCACTCGGGGAAATTGGTGGCGGGATTGCTTAAAAGAGTATTGGGCGCGGGGGTACGCGTACTCAATGGATTCGAAACCATCCGCATGGAAGCATCTTCCGGTAGTACAACTTTATTTGCATCCAACGGGCGTTCCATTGCCGGGGAAAAGGTACTCATCTGCAACAATGCCTTTGCCGGTGAACTTATCCCTGAACTGGATGTGATCCCGGCCCGGGGCCAGGTATTGCTTACTGCGCCGGTGGAAAACCTGCCAATAAAAGGTTGTTTCCATTTCGATGAAGGGTATTACTATTTCCGGAACCTGGGCGACAGGTTATTGCTGGGCGGTGCACGCAATAGCGACTTTCGGGGAGAGGAAACGACTGAAATGGAAACCAGCGCCGTTATTCAGAGCAGGCTTGAATCGTTCCTGCAAGAGGTACTTTTACCCGGTGAAACACCTGAGATCACACACCGCTGGGCGGGCATTATGGGAATGGGATCTGAGAAAACGCCCATCATCCGTGAGGTGAGTAAAGGTGTGTTTTGTTGTGTCCGTATGAGTGGCATGGGTGTGGCGCTGGCGCCGGTTGCCGCAAAAAAAGCGGCGGAACTATTGAGTTCCGCCTGA
- a CDS encoding M43 family zinc metalloprotease: MTRFLLVLVFCTYFLPLAAQRQCVSGEYAETIKSKFPHEQQARVQSESTDDANYNTPDTATITIPVVIHVVYFSNEQNISLQQIQSQLDALNKDFNGQTTDLQKIPAYFKPLAAGAGVRFELAKKDPQGFSTSGINRIKTTKRYFKDDDQVKFTTSSGADAWDASKYLNIWVCDLDLNLMGYASFPGGPANRDGVVIDYKVFGTAPYVSGAYNKGRTLVHELGHWLGLKHLWGDYWCGDDGIADTPPQQKGSRGCPSGEIFSCGTTSHGDMYMNFMDFTDDACMYTFTAGQRAAMRSNFKPGGYMYALTQSDAARSEGIAKAPLPETSTEPQATPSIRLFPNPVQGKLTLDLKSEVPAYTTLQVFNHMGQQIFQQQISQTVTTISTSQFKPGIYFVQLKGNAGEWREKFVKM, translated from the coding sequence ATGACACGTTTTCTATTAGTGCTGGTTTTCTGCACTTATTTTCTGCCACTCGCGGCCCAACGGCAATGCGTAAGCGGAGAATACGCAGAGACGATCAAAAGTAAATTTCCGCACGAACAACAAGCGCGCGTGCAGTCGGAAAGTACGGATGATGCAAATTATAATACCCCCGATACGGCAACCATCACCATCCCGGTGGTGATTCATGTTGTGTATTTCAGCAACGAGCAAAATATTTCGCTCCAACAAATTCAGTCGCAGCTGGATGCCCTGAATAAGGATTTCAATGGCCAAACCACCGACCTACAAAAGATTCCCGCTTATTTTAAACCATTGGCAGCCGGAGCGGGCGTACGCTTTGAACTCGCCAAAAAAGATCCCCAGGGCTTTTCAACCTCCGGCATCAACCGCATTAAAACCACTAAGCGTTATTTCAAAGACGATGACCAGGTGAAGTTTACCACATCCTCCGGCGCGGATGCCTGGGATGCCTCGAAGTACCTGAATATCTGGGTCTGCGACCTTGATCTCAACCTGATGGGCTACGCCAGTTTCCCCGGTGGTCCCGCTAATCGTGATGGTGTGGTGATCGATTATAAAGTTTTCGGCACGGCACCCTATGTGTCCGGCGCATACAATAAAGGTAGAACCCTCGTACACGAACTTGGACACTGGCTCGGTCTCAAGCACCTTTGGGGTGATTACTGGTGCGGTGACGACGGTATAGCCGATACCCCTCCTCAACAGAAGGGAAGCCGTGGCTGCCCGTCCGGCGAGATTTTCAGTTGCGGTACCACGTCTCACGGTGATATGTACATGAACTTCATGGACTTTACCGATGATGCCTGTATGTACACTTTCACCGCCGGCCAGCGTGCAGCCATGCGCAGCAATTTCAAGCCCGGAGGATATATGTACGCATTAACGCAATCTGATGCCGCCCGTTCCGAAGGGATAGCAAAGGCGCCTTTGCCCGAAACCAGCACTGAACCGCAGGCAACGCCAAGCATCAGGCTTTTCCCGAACCCCGTTCAGGGAAAGCTCACACTGGACCTGAAGTCTGAGGTGCCTGCATATACCACGCTTCAGGTATTTAACCACATGGGGCAGCAAATCTTCCAACAGCAAATCTCCCAGACGGTCACTACCATCAGCACTTCACAATTCAAACCAGGCATTTACTTTGTTCAACTGAAAGGCAATGCCGGCGAGTGGCGCGAGAAGTTCGTGAAAATGTAA